From the Daucus carota subsp. sativus chromosome 8, DH1 v3.0, whole genome shotgun sequence genome, one window contains:
- the LOC108197318 gene encoding uncharacterized protein LOC108197318, giving the protein MGENQRKMMVAAGAIIVAAGSVWAMRSLRNSDTTSTDYMMKLMSEMRDWLGFWAIPAYVALHTLTLALCLPYAVFFEAGASILFGFFPALICVFSAKILAASFSFFLGRLVFRSSSSAIKWVQSNQYFHMLSKGVERDGWKFVLLARFSPIPSYIINYALSATEIGFFVDFLLPTVVGCLPMILQNTSIGSLASAAVASASGTQKPKVWSYLFPLLGISSSILISLRIKRYSTNITVEAESSSHDAFVSKLQ; this is encoded by the exons ATGGGGGAAAATCAAAGGAAAATGATGGTGGCGGCGGGGGCAATAATAGTAGCGGCAGGAAGTGTCTGGGCGATGAGGAGCTTAAGAAATAGCGATACTACTAGTACTGACTACATGATGAAGTTGATGAGTGAAATGCGAGATTGGTTGGGCTTTTGGGCCATCCCTGCTTATGTAGCTCTCCATACTCTCACACTCGCGCTCTGTCTTCCCTATGCTGTATTCTTCGAGGCCGGTGCGTCTATTCTCTTCGGTTTCTTTCCTGCTCTCATCTGCGTCTTTTCCGCCAAGATTCTCGCTGCTTCCTTCTCATTCTTTCTTGGCAG GCTGGTTTTCAGGAGTTCTAGCTCAGCTATAAAATGGGTCCAAAGTAATCAGTACTTTCACATGCTTTCTAAAGGAGTTGAAAGAGATGGCTGGAAATTTGTTCTTCTTGCTCGTTTCTCACCCATACCGtcctatattattaattatgcCTTGTCTGCTACTGAAATTGGATTTTTTGTGGATTTTCTGCTTCCCACAGTAGTTGGCTGCTTGCCTATGATATTGCAGAACACATCCATAGGCAGTCTAGCTAGTGCTGCTGTAGCTTCAGCTTCCGGAACTCAGAAACCAAAAGTTTGGTCATACTTATTTCCTCTTCTCGGAATATCCTCAAGTATCCTTATCTCCTTGAGAATTAAAAGGTACAGCACCAACATCACTGTAGAGGCTGAATCCTCATCTCATGATGCCTTTGTTTCAAAATTGCAATAA
- the LOC108200094 gene encoding DNA replication licensing factor MCM2: MARSSQSSSSDEEGNVNGNSVGNQPSTPNSPTSAGFNTDQLPFNSTSDVYSEEEEEAAVDPQIIRDEELEDEEEEEGEDLFNDNYMDDYRRMEEHDQYESQGLDESLEDERDLDQIMADRRAAEVELEARDAATTAPPILSQRKLPHLLHDQDTDEDNFRPLKRTRADFKPPPANPRSFDDTDGMQSSPGRPQWGNSREDVPMTDQTDDDPYEDEDNDEGEFEMYRVQGTLREWVTRDEVRRFIAKKFKEFILTYANPKNENTELEYLQQINEMVSVNKCSLEIDYKQFIYIHPNIAIWLADAPQSVLEVMEEVANKVVFELHPNYKQIHQKIYVRITNLPVYDQIRNIRQIHLNTMIRIGGVVTRRSGVFPQLQQVKYDCNKCGMVLGPFFQNSYSEVKVGSCPECQSKGPFTINIEQTLYRNYQKLTLQESPGIVPAGRLPRYKEVILLNDLIDCARPGEEIEVTGIYTNNFDLSLNTKNGFPVFATVIEANYVTKKQDLFSAYKLTQEDKEEIENLSKDPRIGERIIKSVAPSIYGHEDIKTAIALAMFGGQEKNVEGKHRLRGDINVLLLGDPGTAKSQFLKYVEKTGQRAVYTTGKGASAVGLTAAVHKDPVTREWTLEGGALVLADKGICLIDEFDKMNDQDRVSIHEAMEQQSISISKAGIVTSLQARCSVIAAANPIGGRYDSSKNFSQNVELTDPIVSRFDILCVVKDVVDPVIDEMLAKFVVDSHFKSQPKGAHLGDKSLGHSQEDAEAFALTDDPEIIPQDMLKKYITYAKLNVFPRLHDADLDKLTQVYAELRRESSHGQGVPIAVRHIESMIRMSEAHARMHLRQHVTQEDVDMAIRVLLDSFISTQKFGVQKALEKSFKKYMTFKKDFNGIILHLLRQLVKDALHFEEIVSGSAADLTHVDVKMEELQSKVQDYGITDLKAFFSSSEFTRANFELDEERRLIRHRLAR; encoded by the exons ATGGCTAGGTCAAGTCAATCATCATCTTCAGATGAAGAAGGAAATGTAAATGGTAATAGCGTAGGGAATCAGCCGTCGACGCCCAATTCACCAACATCGGCAGGGTTTAACACCGATCAGCTTCCGTTCAATAGCACCTCCGATGTTTACTCCGAGGAAGAAGAGGAAGCCGCCGTCGATCCTCAAATTATCAGGGATGAAGAACTCGAAGacgaagaagaggaagaaggcGAGGATCTATTCAATGACAATTACATGGA CGATTATCGGAGGATGGAGGAGCATGATCAGTATGAATCACAAGGGCTGGATGAATCTCTTGAAGACGAGAGAGATCTGGATCAGATTATGGCTGATCGTAGGGCTGCTGAGGTTGAGCTTGAGGCTAGAGATGCTGCTACCACTGCCCCACCCATTCTTTCTCAGCGCAAGCTTCCCCATCTTCTCCATGACCAAG ATACTGATGAGGATAACTTTAGACCGTTGAAAAGAACTAGAGCTGATTTCAAACCCCCGCCTGCTAATCCTAGAAGCTTTGATGACACTGATGGAATGCAAAGTTCACCAGGTAGACCACAATGGGGTAACTCGAGAGAGGATGTGCCCATGACTGATCAGACTGATGATGATCCATATGAG GATGAAGACAATGATGAAGGTGAGTTTGAAATGTACCGTGTTCAGGGTACACTGAGGGAGTGGGTTACAAGGGATGAAGTGCGCCGCTTCATAGCAAAAAAATTCAAGGAATTTATACTGACATACGCAAACCCCAAAAATGAAAATACTGAGTTAGAATATCTTCAGCAAATTAATGAAATGGTATCAG TTAACAAGTGTAGCCTTGAGATTGACTATAAGCAGTTCATCTATATACATCCCAATATAGCCATATGGCTTGCAGACGCACCTCAATCTGTCCTTGAGGTTATGGAAGAAGTTGCTAATAAAGTTGTTTTTGAGTTGCATCCTAACTACAAGCAAATTCACCAGAAAATTTATGTCCGCATCACCAATTTACCTGTGTATGATCAGATACGCAACATAAG ACAGATACATTTGAACACCATGATCCGTATAGGCGGAGTTGTGACCAGGCGGTCTGGAGTGTTTCCCCAACTGCAGCAAGTGAAGTATGATTGCAATAAGTGTGGAATGGTTTTGGGCCCTTTTTTCCAAAATTCATATTCAGAAGTGAAGGTTGGTTCTTGCCCTGAGTGCCAATCAAAAGGACCATTCACCATCAACATCGAGCAG ACATTGTACAGGAATTATCAGAAGCTTACTCTGCAAGAGAGTCCGGGGATTGTGCCAGCTGGCCGGCTTCCTAGATACAAGGAAGTGATATTGCTGAATGATCTGATAGATTGTGCCCGGCCTGGGGAAGAGATC gAGGTCACAGGCATTTATACAAACAATTTTGACTTGTCTTTAAATACAAAGAATGGATTTCCTGTCTTTGCCACAGTGATTGAAGCCAACTATGTTACTAAGAAACAAGACCTGTTCTCTGCCTATAAACTTACCCAGGAGGACAAAGAGGAAATTGAAAATTTGTCTAAAGACCCCAGAATAGGAGAAAGG ATAATCAAATCTGTGGCCCCATCTATATATGGTCACGAGGATATAAAAACTGCAATAGCTCTTGCAATGTTTGGAGGTCAGGAAAAAAATGTCGAAGGGAAACATCGTCTCAGAGGAGATATAAATGTACTCCTGCTAGGTGATCCAGGCACGGCAAAATCACAGTTCCTTAA gTATGTCGAAAAGACCGGACAGAGGGCTGTTTACACAACAGGGAAAGGAGCCTCTGCTGTAGGGCTCACCGCAGCAGTTCACAAGGATCCGGTCACAAGGGAGTGGACACTTGAAGGAGGGGCACTTGTTTTGGCAGATAAAGGGATCTGTCTTATTGATGAGTTTGACAAAATGAATGATCAGGACAG GGTGAGTATCCATGAAGCAATGGAACAGCAAAGTATTAGCATATCAAAGGCTGGGATTGTCACTTCCCTCCAAGCCCGCTGTTCAGTGATTGCTGCTGCAAACCCTATTGGGGGAAG ATATGATTCTTCCAAGAATTTCTCGCAAAATGTGGAATTGACTGACCCAATTGTTTCTCGTTTTGATATCTTATGTGTTGTCAAG GATGTTGTTGACCCAGTCATAGATGAGATGCTTGCGAAGTTTGTGGTTGATAGTCACTTCAAGTCGCAACCCAAAGGTGCTCATTTAGGTGACAAGTCCCTTGGTCATTCCCAGGAAGATGCTGAAGCCTTTGCCCTGACAGATGATCCCGAG ATAATCCCTCAAGACATgctaaaaaaatacataacctATGCCAAGTTAAATGTCTTCCCGAGGCTGCATGATGCTGATCTAGACAAGCTTACTCAAGTTTATGCAGAATTGCGAAGAGAATCGTCT CATGGACAAGGAGTTCCAATAGCAGTGAGGCACATAGAATCGATGATCCGGATGTCTGAAGCACATGCTAGGATGCACCTTAGACAACATGTAACTCAAGAGGATGTTGACATGGCAATTCGTGTCCTGCTTGACTCCTTTATCTCGACCCAAAAATTTGGGGTGCAGAAAGCGCTGGAGAAG AGTTTCAAAAAGTATATGACATTCAAGAAGGATTTCAATGGCATTATATTGCATCTTCTCCGACAGCTAGTGAAGGATGCACTACATTTTGAAGAAATTGTGTCTGGCTCTGCAGCAGATCTTACCCATGTTGATGTGAAGATGGAGGAATTACAAAGCAAG GTACAAGATTATGGAATTACGGATCTAAAAGCATTTTTCAGCTCTAGCGAGTTTACTAGAGCCAACTTTGAGTTGGATGAAGAAAGGAGACTGATTCGCCACCGCCTTGCAAGATAA